From Paenibacillus graminis:
TATAGACAGGAGTCACAGACAGCTTAGGGGGACAACATAGATGGAACAGTTGCTGCTGCATCTGCGCAATTTGGGTTTCACAGAGATGGAATCCAAAATCATGGTCGAGCTGGCCACCAAAGGCCAGGCTTCGGGCTACGAAGTCGCCAAACAGCTCGGAGTATCAAGATCCAACGTATATGCGGCGCTTCAGCGCCTGACTCAGCAAGGATATGTTAGATGCGGTGAAGGGGAACCGGCACGCTACAGCGTGCTGGACCCGGAGGAGCTGGCGACAATGATTTCCGGCAGGGTCCAGGCTTCCCTGGCATATATGGAAAGTGAAATGCCCCGCGGCGGACCGGTCAGCCCGTCCTTCTACAATGTGGAAGGCGACCGCAATGTGCTGGGAGCGCTGATTCGCCAGTTGAATCTGGCCCGCCAGGAGATTGTGGTCGATGTATGGCGCGAAGAGGCCTCGCTGCTGCGCAACGAGCTGGAACAGGCGGAGAGGCGGGGAGTGAAGCTGCTGTGGGCTTTTGACGGCGGCAATGCGGCAACGGCTCCGTATCCGGCCTGGCCGCCTTTAGGCGGGAAGCCCACGAGAAGCGGGGGGCGCAAGTTTTCTTTTGTCATCGACCGGTGCTGGTGCATGCTAGGCATGCGGTATGAGGATGGAAGCGCGCAGGCGGTAGTCACAGAGCATCCGGTGCTGGTGGAGCTTTTGCTGAACCACTTTACGCAGGAAATGGTGCTGTTTGAACTGGAGGAAGATATGGGGGCAGAGCTTACCAAACGTTATGGTGAGCGCTACAGCCGGATTTACAGTAAATATGTGCTGCATGATCAGGATGGGGAAGAGTCAGAGGAATCAGACGAGCAAGTTGCGGGGCAACTGCGGGCGGAGGACACGGCTGATTAGGAGCGCCAAGGCGGAGCTGAAATTTGCTTAGGGAGGTGAGAGCATGGAGTGTATCGTTCATTTTGAAGTGGATCATACCGAAGGCGTCAAGCCATTGCGCGGCCTGTTGTTTCTGGATGAGGGTCAGACCCCAGGTGAGCAAGAGCTGATTGACATGTTTAAGGACATGAAATTTGCGGTACGGCTGGATGACCGGGAGAAGCTGATCTTTAAGCCGGTGAATCCCGGAGAAACCTATTCGCAGATCCGCATTACGGGCTTTGACAGCGGTAAACCGAACAGTAAAGAGGATCATGAGCTGAAATCGCTGGTTGGCAACCTGCTGCCGCAGAAGCCCGCGGGGCTGTAAGCAAGGAATGCCGGG
This genomic window contains:
- a CDS encoding TrmB family transcriptional regulator gives rise to the protein MEQLLLHLRNLGFTEMESKIMVELATKGQASGYEVAKQLGVSRSNVYAALQRLTQQGYVRCGEGEPARYSVLDPEELATMISGRVQASLAYMESEMPRGGPVSPSFYNVEGDRNVLGALIRQLNLARQEIVVDVWREEASLLRNELEQAERRGVKLLWAFDGGNAATAPYPAWPPLGGKPTRSGGRKFSFVIDRCWCMLGMRYEDGSAQAVVTEHPVLVELLLNHFTQEMVLFELEEDMGAELTKRYGERYSRIYSKYVLHDQDGEESEESDEQVAGQLRAEDTAD